A window of the Vigna angularis cultivar LongXiaoDou No.4 chromosome 3, ASM1680809v1, whole genome shotgun sequence genome harbors these coding sequences:
- the LOC108326602 gene encoding adenosine kinase 2, whose translation MEFDGVLLGMCNPLLDISAVVDDDFLQRYGIKLNDAILAEDKHKPMYEELASKTNVEYIAGGATQNSIRVAQWMLQAPGATGYIGCIGKDKFGEEMKKRCSLDGVKVHYYEIDTAPTGTCAVCVVGGERSLVANLSAANCYKSEHLVKPENWALVEKAKYYYISGFFLTVSPDSIQLVAEHAAANGKIFMMNLSAPFICEFFKDALLKVLPYMDYVFGNETEARTFSKVQGWETDNVEEIALRISKLPKASGTHKRITVITQGADPVCVAEDGKVKLYPVILLPKEKLVDTNGAGDAFVGGFVSQLVKEKPIEECVRAGCYAANVIIQRPGCTYPAKPDFH comes from the exons ATGGAGTTTGACGGCGTTCTCCTCGGAATGTGTAACCCTCTCCTCGACATTTCTGCCGTCGTCGACGACGATTTCTTGCAACG ATATGGTATCAAGTTGAACGATGCGATTCTCGCCGAGGATAAGCACAAGCCTAT GTATGAGGAATTGGCTAGCAAAACTAATGTGGAGTACATTGCTGGAG GTGCTACTCAGAATTCAATCCGGGTTGCTCAG TGGATGCTTCAAGCACCTGGTGCCACAGGGTACATAGGTTGCATAGGAAAGGACAAATTTGGGgaggagatgaagaagagatgTTCACTTGATGGTGTAAAG GTTCACTATTATGAAATCGACACTGCACCCACGGGAACTTGTGCTGTTTGTGTGGTTGGTGGTGAAAG GTCGCTCGTTGCAAACTTATCAGCTGCAAATTGCTATAAGTCGGAGCATTTGGTCAAACCAGAAAATTGGGCCTTAG TTGAAAAGGCAAAGTACTACTATATTTCTGGTTTTTTCCTCACCGTGTCTCCCGATTCCATTCAATTAGTTGCTGAACACGCAGCTGCAAATGGCAAG ATCTTCATGATGAACCTTTCCGCTCCCTTTATCTGCGAGTTCTTCAAGGATGCACTGTTGAAAGTGCTACC ATACATGGACTATGTTTTTGGAAATGAGACTGAAGCAAGAACATTTTCTAAAGTTCAAGGCTGGGAG ACTGATAACGTCGAGGAAATAGCTTTAAGGATTTCCAAGTTGCCAAAGGCATCGGGAACACATAAAAGGATTACCGTTATCACACAAGGTGCAGATCCTGTCTGTGTTGCCGAGGATGGGAAAGTGAAATTGTACCCTGTGATACTATTACCTAAAGAGAAATTAGTTGACACAAATGGAGCAG gAGATGCGTTTGTAGGGGGATTTGTTTCACAATTGGTTAAGGAGAAGCCCATTGAAGAATGCGTGAGGGCTGGGTGTTATGCAGCCAATGTTATCATCCAAAGGCCTGGCTGCACGTACCCAGCGAAGCCTGATTTTCATTGA
- the LOC108326454 gene encoding isocitrate dehydrogenase [NAD] catalytic subunit 5, mitochondrial has protein sequence MTFQLLRRTFGGRFLPNPRAFSSAASSPIRATLFPGDGIGPEIADSVKKIFEAADVPIEWEEHYVGTEIDPRTQSFLTWESLESVRRNGVGLKGPMATPIGKGHRSLNLTLRKELNLYANVRPCYSLPGYKTRYDNVNLITIRENTEGEYSGLEHQVVRGVVESLKIITRQASLRVAEYAFHYAKSHGRERVSAIHKANIMQKTDGLFLKCCREVAEKYPEITYEEVVIDNCCMMLVKNPALFDVLVMPNLYGDIISDLCAGLIGGLGLTPSCNIGEGGIALAEAVHGSAPDIAGKNLANPTALLLSGVTMLRHLNLNDKAEQIQNAILKTIAEGKYRTADLGGSSKTTEFTKAIIDHL, from the exons ATGACTTTTCAGCTCCTGCGACGAACCTTCGGAGGGCGCTTCCTGCCAAACCCTAGGGCCTTCTCCTCCGCTGCTTCCTCCCCGATCCGCGCCACTCTCTTCCCCGGCGACGGCATCGGCCCCGAGATCGCTGATTCCGTCAAAAAG ATATTTGAAGCAGCTGATGTCCCAATAGAATGGGAAGAGCACTATGTGGGAACTGAAATTGACCCTAGAACGCAAAGCTTTCTCACATGGGAAAGTTTGGAATCTGTTAGGAGAAACGGGGTTGGCTTGAAAGGGCCAATGGCGACCCCTATTGGAAAAGGACATCGCTCATTAAACCTTACACTCAGAAAAGAGCTCAATTTGTATGCCAATGTTCGGCCTTGTTACAGTCTTCCTGGCTACAAAACTCGATACGATAATGTCAATCTGATTACAATCCGTGAAAATACTGAAGGCGAGTACAGTGGACTTGAACATCAG GTTGTGAGAGGTGTAGTGGAAAGTCTCAAAATCATTACACGCCAAGCAAGTTTAAGGGTAGCTGAGTATGCTTTTCACTATGCCAAGTCTCATGGAAGAGAGAGGGTTTCTGCGATACACAAAGCCaatattatgcaaaagactGATGGTCTTTTCCTCAAG tGTTGCCGTGAGGTTGCAGAGAAATATCCTGAGATAACTTATGAGGAAGTTGTCATTGACAATTGCTGCATGATG CTTGTGAAGAATCCTGCACTTTTTGATGTACTAGTGATGCCTAATCTTTATGGTGATATTATCAGTGACCTGTGTGCTGGCTTGATTGGGGGATTGGGCTTAACGCCAAG CTGCAACATTGGTGAGGGAGGTATTGCACTTGCAGAGGCAGTACATGGTTCAGCACCTGATATTGCTGGAAAG AATTTGGCAAACCCGACTGCTTTACTGCTGAGTGGTGTTACAATGTTGCGCCATTTGAACCTCAACGACAAAGCGGAACAGATTCAAAACGCCATCCTCAAAACAATTGCAGAAGGGAAGTACCGAACTGCTGATCTTGGTGGCAGTTCAAAGacaactgaatttacaaaaGCAATCATTGatcatctttaa